In Alosa alosa isolate M-15738 ecotype Scorff River chromosome 23, AALO_Geno_1.1, whole genome shotgun sequence, a single window of DNA contains:
- the LOC125288671 gene encoding protocadherin-8-like, with the protein MSVSFVLLLALSAVGGTTTKYYTYEEDAVGTFIGNLSEDLKIDPAEDPDTSFRFMQETNSTLIHMRATDGLLTVGDRIDRESLCQRSPRCLITFDVVVFFKEKFLLIHVEIHVKDINDNSPEFQRNTTDMEISENVPVGTRFPLDAAVDLDVGNNYIQTYQLLLNNHFGIEVRHTEDGAKFPELILLKALDREVEENYTLKVSATDGGSPPKSGSMTVNVKVMDYNDNSPIFEHDTLKVEFPEDAPAGFLLLKVHASDPDQGPNGEVRYDFAEGCQEESKGTFQIDPITGAVTLKSLVDFETKRSYELNIQAYDMGLNSIPSTCKVMIEVVDVNDNPPEINIKPMTSMSDGVAYITEAAAVESFVALISTSDRDSGENGYVRVSLNGHEHFKLQQAYGNSLMVVTTATLDREKIPEYNLTFEAEDTGSPPFKTLKQYTVRVRDENDNSPTFSKSVYEISVMENKAPGTYIATVVARDPDAGENGKVTYKLIDGESPGGAPLSSFVSVDPLSGSLHTVSAFNYESVQQFDVPIEATDGGSPQMSSTAVVRIKVLDQNDNAPFIIYPVLLNDSANVPIPYNAPAGYLALRIKARDPDEGMNGELTYRLAEDKQHVFSVSKLSGELVLKYGLSFALGEVLEVKIVVTDSGRSPLSCIATVRFVVTDMAINEEPILVLLQSHEDSAEEPEVMDASLVIIILLAVGCALLLVAIMTVALSRRCCQRDRPLDPKKGFSGGLIRRMPLPGHSIDSGESDTYMSTQSSTVNEQLSSVSTQDDSYDEQSTDSNNKVFRPLLSKSHFESVAVWQGDRFTSQISGTGSTDQTSVKDSGKGDSDFNDSDSDMSGEAARKAPCNIQPQANSSFYTGPVDRFGQLYEIPTYSSSSHMTNGGYTIAFSRASAYGPMHAADPQVPVWREYGYHTRLPKVAAHHHGQRPAPLCHRTGTLPTHFNNHQYDFGAQLEQQEFHYAPNELPELAIQPQTSFLGAEQALPQTSF; encoded by the exons ATGAGCGTCAGCTTTGTGCTTCTCCTGGCACTTTCTGCTGTGGGTGGCACAACCACAAAATACTACACCTACGAGGAGGATGCCGTTGGCACTTTTATTGGGAATTTATCTGAAGACTTGAAAATCGACCCAGCCGAGGATCCCGACACAAGTTTCCGCTTCATGCAAGAGACAAACTCCACTTTGATCCACATGAGAGCGACTGACGGGCTTTTGACTGTAGGAGATCGCATCGACCGGGAAAGCCTCTGCCAGCGCTCCCCCCGGTGTCTTATCACTTTCGACGTGGTGGTTTTCTTCAAAGAGAAATTTCTTTTGATCCACGTGGAAATCCACGTCAAAGACATAAACGACAACTCCCCTGAATTTCAGAGGAACACAACGGACATGGAAATATCTGAAAACGTGCCAGTAGGCACACGGTTTCCACTGGACGCAGCGGTCGACCTAGACGTCGGTAACAATTACATTCAAACTTACCAACTTCTTCTCAACAACCACTTTGGCATCGAGGTGCGGCATACGGAGGATGGGGCAAAGTTCCCCGAGCTGATTCTGCTTAAAGCGCTCGATAGAGAAGTCGAAGAAAATTACACTCTTAAAGTAAGTGCCACTGATGGTGGCAGTCCGCCCAAATCTGGGTCAATGACCGTAAATGTTAAAGTTATGGACTATAATGACAACAGCCCTATTTTCGAGCACGATACTCTCAAAGTTGAATTCCCAGAGGACGCACCGGCCGGATTTCTTCTCCTTAAAGTGCACGCTTCTGATCCTGATCAGGGGCCCAATGGGGAGGTGCGCTACGACTTTGCGGAGGGGTGTCAAGAAGAGTCCAAAGGCACATTTCAAATCGACCCAATTACTGGCGCAGTGACCCTGAAGTCGCTGGTAGATTTCGAGACGAAGAGATCATATGAGCTGAATATTCAGGCTTATGACATGGGTCTTAATTCTATTCCGTCGACCTGCAAAGTCATGATTGAAGTCGTGGACGTGAATGACAACCCACCTGAGATCAACATTAAACCGATGACGTCGATGAGTGACGGAGTTGCGTACATAACCGAGGCTGCTGCCGTGGAGAGTTTCGTGGCTTTGATCAGCACCTCGGACAGGGACTCGGGCGAAAACGGCTACGTGCGGGTGAGTTTGAATGGACACGAACACTTCAAACTCCAACAGGCCTATGGCAATTCTCTTATGGTTGTCACCACGGCCACGCTGGACAGAGAAAAGATCCCAGAATACAACCTGACATTCGAGGCCGAGGACACGGGCTCTCCACCTTTCAAAACTTTGAAGCAGTACACCGTCAGGGTAAGAGATGAAAACGACAATTCGCCCACATTCAGTAAATCAGTATACGAAATATCAGTGATGGAAAACAAAGCACCGGGCACTTACATTGCCACAGTGGTAGCCCGTGACCCCGATGCCGGGGAGAACGGAAAAGTGACTTACAAACTCATAGACGGCGAGTCACCAGGGGGGGCGCCACTGTCCTCCTTCGTTTCGGTAGATCCCCTCTCAGGGTCTCTCCACACCGTCAGCGCTTTTAATTACGAGTCTGTTCAGCAGTTTGACGTGCCAATTGAAGCCACAGATGGCGGCTCACCTCAAATGTCCAGCACGGCTGTGGTCAGAATCAAAGTTCTGGACCAAAACGACAACGCCCCTTTCATCATCTACCCGGTTCTTCTGAACGACTCTGCCAATGTGCCCATTCCTTACAATGCTCCAGCAGGCTACCTCGCCTTGAGGATCAAGGCCCGGGATCCCGATGAAGGCATGAACGGTGAGCTCACCTACAGACTGGCGGAGGACAAACAGCATGTCTTCTCAGTCAGCAAACTCAGTGGAGAACTGGTGCTCAAGTACGGCCTATCATTCGCTCTAGGAGAAGTCCTGGAGGTGAAGATTGTTGTCACAGACAGCGGCAGGTCACCACTGTCCTGCATCGCCACCGTCCGCTTTGTGGTCACAGACATGGCCATCAACGAGGAGCCCATCCTGGTCCTCTTGCAGTCCCATGAGGACTCTGCGGAGGAACCTGAGGTCATGGACGCCTCTCTGGTCATCATCATCTTGCTTGCCGTTGGCTGCGCCCTCCTGCTTGTGGCCATCATGACTGTGGCCCTCTCACGGAGGTGCTGCCAGCGAGACAGGCCTCTGGACCCGAAGAAAGGCTTTAGCGGAGGCCTCATCAGAAGGATGCCCCTCCCCGGCCACAGTATCGACTCAGGGGAATCCGACACCTACATGTCCACCCAGAGCTCCACCGTCAATGAACAACTTTCCTCTGTCTCCACACAAGATGACTCCTATGATGAACAAAGCACAGACTCCAACAATAAG GTGTTCAGACCTCTCCTCAGCAAGAGCCATTTTGAATCTGTGGCAGTTTGGCAGGGTGACAGATTCACATCACAAATAAG TGGCACAGGCTCCACTGATCAGACGAGCGTGAAGGACAGTGGGAAAGGAGACAGCGACTTCAACGATAGCGACTCCGACATGAGCGGAGAAGCTGCCCGCAAAGCGCCGTGCAATATTCAGCCACAGGCAAACA GCTCATTCTACACCGGACCAGTGGATCGATTCGGTCAGCTCTATGAAATCCCCACCTACTCCTCCAGCAGTCATATGACTAATGGTGGTTACACCATAGCGTTCTCCCGTGCCTCAGCCTATGGCCCGATGCATGCAGCAGACCCCCAGGTCCCCGTCTGGAGAGAGTATGGATACCATACACGCCTCCCCAAGGTGGCTGCCCACCACCACGGCCAGCGCCCAGCTCCCCTCTGCCACAGGACGGGCACCCTGCCCACCCATTTCAACAACCATCAGTACGACTTCGGGGCCCAGCTGGAGCAGCAGGAGTTTCACTATGCCCCAAATGAACTCCCAGAGCTGGCTATTCAGCCACAGACCTCCTTTTTAGGGGCAGAACAGGCTCTGCCACAGACCTCCTTCTGA